A stretch of the Meles meles chromosome 19, mMelMel3.1 paternal haplotype, whole genome shotgun sequence genome encodes the following:
- the WDR87 gene encoding WD repeat-containing protein 87 produces MSSTRLIPLWKDFKYLLNDIIHKSKQTSEDPKNEVVVLSDQSQILFRESRHPQNMPLICYYFSDANFFASLSWVTSTKEIQAVVWMKSKIDDMVEKRIFSMTERLPPIQCMVHTGSFHILVAYCGDLILRLFGDHFRSFKPLGIVPCRFNINCLCYDPEMKMLLSGILGAVVTWIIERSGRGLQVAHMVPMPGDELVQDISLNGPNGSVLALCETVVRVLERQGQGQLGEVQRFMSATSGSPITCCFTCSDQGFLYAGNKGGEVQVWSITRGNSLHSFKAHVSAVICIRSRPEAHTLLTAGKEGLIKEWNLTLGNLLRRLELGEELYELEFIDNTTFFCQTTHTFSLRCLPCFYSLFNVCGSAPQQLRRVRCGENWFRILCTTEDGLLRFLSPLTGDLLVLTWPFSILDRAVDWAYDPEKEELFVATGTTEVLVFDTTRCPCPAKYLLSTSPDSRDWVQCLAYGHFHLGRGLQGLMFSGHQSGVIRVLSQNYCARIEKFMHFGAILALSTLPGGLFGSRENSLLCSYGMDDYIHLSETVLEGKRVHLKTLASILSSCHLKHLILLPTSVGAITETNCLRLWKFHDFLSSESQEGSMYIETLPLHQCTITSFDVCLSLSLFVTGGIDGSVRVWNFHGRLVAMLDSSLHFGPICFANDRGDLLVTFNQSLYLVSCLKLLHPNLLDRLSFMSMTDEVVEAPKPFAPSFFFSFETMFVPKYIYLGKGNQELAGLEKLGNKRAIAFDHTVPHVIEEDEQGSPVILSSFRRGFSYKEETVGLEVSKPPHYVVPPQLQLSTWDGLNPYQILRCYFGHGREWLLAPDCYIPNSVIRARLWPEGSPIYLQCNLHSPVWETEWDKSQQFFFWHSREKFLSDAGEYSYEKEDENFIEMRQTKDVTYSVLTDSANRSWLGKKMSEIAINSLVETILNIMILASPLKYQCCIGALGQIFASYKVSSSLRSETARRLLDDTANSNPLIRELAWEGLKRLGMITHLFAMPLAQGLMDKDQRVRSKALTLIPDTGIHCKSSLLSLIQHRETFQEMQQEMIGDESLDHLLGITATDLQILHTQVEQRLNENLTLSEGQEKPAFSLEVSRVSKLLSLSKQPDVIPEEPKVPIKSGKGKKGGKKHARKLWRALKKMKEAGREQGLLEGEINQREAAPVSVEETVAHPRISSTISVLKSSKDGEPQPPEKDTSKDHFASTLKMLRKIHERKGKKRTPRKPKKRHKKKTKEAEVTTEETLAAVKGEQVVKQLKAQGRGAAGEPGRKTIPEESSSWRDDLCRLMTLRISGSQAHMSEALNMELVAMAQEVLADRQPSWELFQEICPLLEEKSEVLLEDLNWDVAWPEEKPIFIHERAIRDDIISRREDKIPEVQEREQKEAEDMPAVQETQVISKKVKKKKVIFLGPGGLTKGKRKAKKEGKKSFKKPFKQERTEVQQEREVDEKETVSKRERDVSPAVEEVTKPEEEVVKQEESPVMAERKLSWQEWKKSWDEWKQAQDEKIPWDEWKRAWDKRHLEEEKKQQTDERKPLPGEEKLDVDKKKLRWDEWLEVWEKRVDRSREEHKPQEELTLKGEEVSQEGGGEVSQGRGEEGEEKEELMSKEQRQIQKEYDQAWIGRKRAQAERKRAQEERKLAQKEEKLAQKERKLAQEERKLAREYGKLAQRDRSMVQAERKFVHNEEKLAQREEKLSQEAEKLAQKRKKLAKQFEELAGEEEKIAKKGGKLAEVKKMLAQKMEKLTQKEQDLALQEKELSQELKKVIREEEELAQKEEEVNQDLSDLAEEEEELAQEDRTLAWQEQKLSKEEKALVLEEELLIQEEKKLAQDKEKLPQEEERLAEKRKKLMENKLKLAQEKEKLAQDKEKLTNSRNILYWRGKSLAQERENLLQEKVRLAQRKENLLQITENLAQNKNKLVQAKEKLDVYKKKLAQEEEKLVEEKEKLAQRKEKVDEAEKKLTQLEESLAQKQHNLARDKMELAMEKRGVFQELKMLRGDWDSAKEKKALSKQMKKLAQEKVRLAEESQILSTGETKETVKQFRMTKNELEQIKRKLSLEEKILRYEDRVLATKQKDIAKGKLEFTRGGRVYAQEERKLAKVVRKLSKEKEGISKAQSKVSSKVLKALQDLTKEEMKVIQEEIEMTKMKRNFLVKEKRLSKEQNKLDAKQWDFSVEQPEVTKDEKKLAKKQRKLAKEMKRMIKKEKKITEEESRLARQQREVIQEEEKEELTKDEEVIPLLEPRLKKRKELKTLDTPKEKLPSQEESRTSLSREIENLLDEVERESLSEEEEKEEEEEEEKEEEEEEEEEKEEEEEEEKEEEEEEERKMEKEKEEKKEKKKKKKVQEGEEEEEKEEEEEEEEGEEEEESMSEEESESLSEEESESLSEKEKGESSLKKDKKKEILKTGKLFKSQAERQKDLREREIIPSIGKRIPDIRDTAKLKVLKVPSKKIIALDTQEKIPVPVSTKQVFPEEKARALEASRMLPESRFMDRQGELLKKYKPKPLQVLDTVLESPERDLKTPYLPDILRQTMEAHKLQDKQLDPKLQWILQHHPLLMRKTGVPLPQIWAKEVGAQVGLSDIDWIHHVLERMEAGEQLSRESFHRLCQLLKDLTTKGNLDWLHMAQLKAIVYRHKQILESRSTRISKPSKDALGPKYLKVIPPIKGKESWLKPFGGPTSKSPLGTKGIPTPKCVNWHLLEEPYRSAWAGQISTALEEMEVPHFPPATGDTVTGAHASVEKQTLALMFQKDFWAFKDKGSFPRLPKLEKKARAVTKKKEEVPLWETFVALYHVLQMLQQRYAKDSAAWMEQFHQLVDLYQLKSPRIQKLLQELLLRDEPQSQEITYEEARKAMKLVPGERLFYHLFCGGSQNPKGPLEFQEVVPLPGQNNIRTINHMGIAQYGILELAWKSLPQADIHLTKEMPHIIAPTP; encoded by the exons ATGTCTTCTACCAGACTCATTCCCCTATGGAAGGATTTTAAATACCTCCTAAATGACATCATACATAAAAGCAAG CAAACGTCAGAAGACCCAAAGAATGAAGTGGTCGTGCTGAGTGACCAGTCCCAGATACTGTTCAGAGAGTCTCGCCATCCTCAAAATATGCCGCTTATATGCTATTACTTCAGCGATGCCAACTTCTTCGCCTCCCTCTCTTGGGTGAcaagcaccaaagaaatacag GCTGTCGTATGGATGAAGAGCAAAATTGACGACATGGTCGAGAAGAGAATATTCTCCATGACTGAACGACTGCCGCCCATCCAGTGCATGGTCCACACGGGTTCCTTTCACATCCTCGTGGCCTACTGTGGTGACCTGATCTTGCGGCTCTTTGGGGACCACTTCCGGTCGTTCAAACCCCTGGGTATAGTGCCCTGCCGCTTTAACATCAACTGCCTCTGCTATGACCCAGAAATGAAGATGCTTCTGTCGGGCATCCTGGGGGCAGTGGTCACATGGATCATTGAGCGGAGTGGCAGGGGCCTCCAAGTAGCCCACATGGTCCCCATGCCTGGGGATGAGCTCGTCCAGGACATCAGTCTGAACGGTCCCAATGGCTCCGTCCTTGCGCTGTGTGAGACGGTGGTGAGGGTGCTTGAGCGCCAGGGCCAAGGCCAGCTAGGAGAGGTTCAGAGGTTCATGTCTGCCACCAGCGGCTCCCCTATCACCTGCTGCTTCACCTGCTCGGACCAGGGCTTTCTCTACGCTGGAAACAAGGGTGGGGAAGTCCAAGTATGGAGCATCACCCGGGGAAACTCTCTCCACAGTTTCAAGGCCCATGTCTCGGCGGTGATCTGTATCCGCAGCCGTCCGGAGGCCCACACCCTGCTCACAGCCGGCAAGGAAGGCCTGATCAAGGAGTGGAACCTGACTCTGGGCAACCTGCTGCGGCGGCTAGAACTTGGCGAGGAGCTGTATGAACTCGAGTTTATTGACAACACTACTTTCTTCTGCCAAACCACCCACACCTTCTCCTTGCGCTGTCTGCCTTGCTTCTACAGCCTCTTCAACGTCTGCGGCTCTGCTCCCCAGCAGCTGCGTCGGGTCCGCTGCGGTGAGAACTGGTTCCGGATCCTGTGCACTACTGAGGATGGCTTATTGCGCTTTTTGTCCCCACTCACGGGGGATCTGCTCGTCCTCACCTGGCCCTTCTCGATCCTGGACCGGGCTGTGGATTGGGCTTATGACCCAGAAAAAGAGGAGCTCTTTGTAGCAACAGGCACCACAGAGGTGCTGGTGTTTGACACGACCCGCTGCCCTTGCCCAGCCAAGTATCTCTTGTCCACCTCCCCAGACTCTCGGGACTGGGTACAATGTCTGGCTTATGGGCATTTCCACCTGGGGCGGGGTCTACAAGGACTCATGTTCTCTGGACACCAGAGTGGGGTAATCAGAGTGCTTTCCCAGAACTACTGTGCCCGAATAGAGAAGTTCATGCACTTTGGAGCTATCCTGGCACTCTCTACACTACCTGGAGGGCTTTTTGGTAGCCGAGAAAACTCTTTGCTCTGTTCCTATGGAATGGATGACTACATACACCTATCGGAAACTGTGCTCGAGGGGAAGCGAGTGCATTTGAAGACGCTCGCCAGCATTCTCAGCAGCTGTCACCTAAAACACCTGATACTCTTACCCACCTCGGTGGGCGCTATCACGGAGACTAACTGTCTGCGTCTCTGGAAGTTCCATGATTTTCTGTCCTCTGAGTCACAAGAAGGCTCAATGTATATAGAGACACTGCCTCTGCACCAGTGTACCATCACATCCTTCGATGTCTGCCTGTCCTTGAGTCTTTTTGTCACGGGGGGTATTGATGGGTCTGTCCGGGTCTGGAACTTCCACGGCAGACTTGTAGCCATGCTGGATTCATCGCTGCACTTTGGCCCAATCTGCTTTGCAAACGACCGGGGTGACTTGCTTGTGACTTTTAACCAGAGTCTTTATCTGGTGTCCTGTCTCAAACTGCTTCACCCAAACCTGCTGGATCGCCTTTCCTTTATGAGCATGACAGATGAAGTGGTAGAGGCCCCTAAGCCTTTTGCCCCaagcttcttcttctcctttgaGACCATGTTTGTGCCCAAGTACATCTACCTTGGAAAAGGGAATCAGGAATTAGCAGGTCTAGAGAAACTTGGCAATAAGCGGGCCATTGCCTTTGATCATACGGTGCCGCACGTGATAGAAGAAGATGAGCAAGGGAGCCCCGTGATACTGTCTTCCTTCAGACGTGGTTTCTCATATAAAGAGGAGACTGTTGGGCTGGAGGTGAGCAAGCCTCCCCATTATGTGGTTCCTCCCCAACTACAGTTGTCTACCTGGGATGGACTCAACCCTTACCAAATACTGCGATGCTACTTTGGTCATGGGCGGGAATGGCTCTTGGCTCCTGACTGCTACATCCCCAACTCGGTGATTCGTGCCCGTCTTTGGCCAGAGGGCAGCCCAATATACCTACAGTGCAACCTGCATTCACCTGTGTGGGAAACGGAATGGGACAAGTCCCAGCAATTCTTCTTCTGGCACAGTAGGGAAAAGTTTCTAAGTGATGCAGGAGAATATTCATATGAAAAGGAGGATGAGAACTTCATAGAAATGAGACAGACCAAGGATGTAACCTACAGTGTCCTTACAGACTCAGCAAACCGTAGTTGGCTGGGGAAAAAGATGAGTGAAATAGCTATTAATAGCCTGGTGGAGACAATCCTCAACATTATGATCCTTGCTTCCCCACTGAAGTACCAATGCTGCATTGGTGCACTGGGACAAATCTTTGCCTCTTACAAGGTGTCTTCATCCCTGCGCTCTGAAACAGCCCGTCGCCTACTGGATGATACCGCCAATTCCAACCCGCTGATCCGAGAGCTAGCCTGGGAAGGGCTAAAGCGTCTAGGAATGATTACTCACCTTTTTGCCATGCCTCTGGCCCAAGGATTGATGGACAAAGACCAAAGAGTGAGGAGTAAGGCCCTGACCCTCATACCTGACACTGGAATCCACTGTAAGTCCTCACTCTTAAGCCTGATCCAGCATCGCGAGACCTTCCAGGAGATGCA GCAGGAAATGATTGGGGATGAATCCCTAGACCATCTGTTGGGGATAACGGCCACAGATCTCCAAATCCTTCACACTCAAGTGGAGCAGCGATTGAATGAAAACCTGACCTTGTCAGAGGGACAGGAAAAGCCTGCTTTTTCTTTAGAGGTCTCAAGGGTTTCCAAACTTCTATCCCTTTCCAAGCAACCTGACGTAATTCCTGAAGAACCTAAAGTTCCCATCAAGTCCGGCAAAGGCAAAAAGGGGGGCAAAAAGCACG CCCGAAAATTGTGGCGGGCCCTCAAGAAGATGAaagaggctggcagagagcaAGGTCTCTTAGAGGGTGAAATTAaccagagggaagctgcaccagtTTCGGTGGAGGAGACAGTCGCCCATCCTAGAATCTCTTCGACCATCAGTGTGTTAAAGAGTTCAAAAGATGGTGAGCCACAACCTCCAGAGAAAGACACCTCAAAGGACCATTTTGCATCGACCCTGAAGATGCTGAGGAAAATCCAtgagagaaaaggcaagaaaagaacaCCGCGGAAACCCAAAAAGAGGCAcaagaagaagacaaaagaagCTGAAGTTACAACTGAGGAAACTCTGGCTGCTGTAAAGGGAGAACAAGTTGTGAAGCAGCTGAAAGCCCAAGGGCGAGGTGCCGCGGGGGAGCCTGGCCGCAAGACCATCCCTGAAGAGAGCTCATCATGGCGGGATGATCTATGTCGTCTTATGACCCTTAGAATATCTGGTTCCCAAGCACACATGTCAGAAGCTCTAAACATGGAGCTGGTGGCCATGGCTCAGGAAGTGCTGGCAGATCGACAGCCCAGCTGGGAGCTTTTCCAGGAGATCTGCCCTTTGTTGGAGGAAAAAAGTGAGGTTCTGCTTGAGGACCTCAACTGGGATGTAGCCTGGCCAGAGGAGAAACCGATTTTTATTCATGAACGGGCAATTAGAGACGATATAATAAGCAGAAGGGAGGACAAGATACCAGAGGTGCAAGAGCGAGAGCAAAAGGAAGCAGAGGACATGCCAGCTGTGCAGGAAACCCAGGTGATTTccaaaaaagttaagaaaaagaaagttatctTTTTAGGACCAGGTGGTCTAACCAAGGGAAAACGAAAAgcgaagaaagaagggaagaaatccTTTAAGAAGCCCTTTAAACAAGAGAGGACAGAAGTTCAGCAGGAAAGAGAGGTGGATGAAAAAGAGAcagtgagcaaaagagagagggaTGTGAGTCCGGCAGTAGAGGAAGTGACCAAACCAGAAGAGGAAGTAGTTAAGCAAGAAGAAAGCCCAGTTATGGCTGAGAGGAAGCTGTCTTGGCAGGAGTGGAAGAAGTCCTGGGATGAGTGGAAACAGGCCCAGGATGAGAAGATACCCTGGGATGAATGGAAGAGAGCTTGGGACAAGAGGCatctggaggaagagaagaaacaacAAACAGATGAAAGGAAGCCACTCCCAGGGGAGGAAAAGCTGGATGTGGACAAGAAGAAGCTGAGATGGGATGAGTGGTTAGAGGTCTGGGAAAAGAGAGTGGACAGGTCCAGAGAGGAACACAAACCTCAGGAGGAATTGACCCTGAAGGGAGAAGAAGTGTctcaggaagggggaggagaagtgTCTCAGGGAcggggagaagaaggagaagagaaagaagagctgATGTCAAAAGAGCAGAGACAGATCCAAAAGGAATATGATCAGGCCTGGATTGGGAGGAAACGAGCCCAGGCTGAAAGGAAACGAGCCCAAGAAGAAAGGAAGCTGGCCCAAAAAGAAGAGAAGCTagcacagaaagagagaaaactggcccaggaagagagaaaactggCCAGGGAATATGGGAAACTGGCTCAGAGAGACAGGTCAATGGTCCAGGCAGAGAGGAAGTTTGTCCACAATGAGGAAAAATTGGCCCAAAGAGAGGAGAAGTTAAGCCAAGAAGCAGAGAAACTggcccagaagaggaagaaactggCCAAGCAATTTGAGGAATTGgctggagaagaagagaaaatagcaaagaaaggagggaagctgGCTGAGGTAAAAAAGATGCTGGCccagaaaatggaaaaactgacCCAGAAGGAGCAAGATCTGGCATTGCAAGAAAAAGAACTATCCCAGGAATTGAAGAAGGTGATACGGGAAGAAGAGGAACTGGctcagaaagaagaggaagtgaATCAGGACTTGAGCGATCtggctgaggaagaggaggaactgGCTCAGGAAGACAGGACCCTGGCCTGGCAAGAGCAGAAACTGAGTAAGGAAGAGAAAGCGCTGGTCCTGGAAGAAGAACTACTGAttcaggaagagaagaaactGGCCCAGGACAAGGAGAAACTGCCTCAGGAAGAGGAAAGGCTTgctgagaaaaggaagaaactgatggAGAACAAGTTAAAACTGgcccaggaaaaagaaaaattggccCAGGACAAGGAAAAACTCACAAACAGCAGGAATATACTATACTGGAGGGGGAAGTCTCTGGctcaggagagggagaatctgctCCAGGAGAAAGTGAGATTGGCTCAGAGGAAAGAGAATCTCCTCCAGATCACAGAAAACCTTGcccagaacaaaaataaattagtcCAAGCAAAGGAGAAACTGGACGTGTACAAAAAGAAACTTGCTCAGGAAGAGGAGAAGCttgtggaagaaaaggaaaaacttgcccagaggaaggagaaggtggATGAGGCTGAGAAAAAGCTGACCCAATTAGAAGAAAGTCTGGCTCAGAAGCAGCACAATCTAGCCCGGGACAAGATGGAATTAGCTATGGAAAAGAGAGGGGTCTTCCAAGAACTGAAAATGCTCAGAGGAGACTGGGATAGTGCTAAGGAAAAAAAGGCACTGagcaaacaaatgaagaaactggccCAGGAGAAGGTCAGGCTGGCTGAGGAAAGCCAAATTCTCTCCACAGGAGAGACTAAAGAAACCGTAAAACAGTTCAGAATGACCAAGAATGAACTAGAACAAATCAAGAGGAAATTGTCACTAGAGGAGAAGATACTGAGGTATGAAGATAGGGTATTGGCCACAAAGCAAAAGGACATTGCCAAAGGAAAACTAGAATTTACCAGAGGAGGAAGAGTATATgcccaggaagagaggaagctGGCCAAAGTAGTAAGGAAGTTGagtaaagaaaaggaaggcaTTTCCAAAGCACAATCAAAAGTGAGCAGCAAAGTCTTAAAGGCACTTCAAGATCTtaccaaagaagaaatgaaagtgatccaggaagaaatagagatgaCAAAGATGAAAAGGAACTTCTTGGTTAAGGAAAAGAGATTGAGCAAGGAACAAAATAAGCTTGATGCCAAACAGTGGGATTTTTCTGTGGAACAACCAGAAGTAACCAAAGATGAGAAGAAACTGGCTAAGAAGCAGAGAAAACTGgccaaggaaatgaaaagaatgataaagaaagagaaaaaaataactgaggAAGAAAGCAGATTGGCCAGACAACAGAGAGAAGTCAtacaggaagaagagaaggaagaactaACAAAGGATGAAGAGGTAATACCACTGCTTGAACCAaggttgaaaaagagaaaagagctaAAGACACTTGATACACCAAAGGAAAAGCTTCCCAGTCAAGAAGAGAGTAGAACGAGCCtatccagagaaatagaaaacttacTGGATGAAGTAGAGCGAGAGAGTTTGtctgaggaagaggagaaagaagaggaagaggaggaggaaaaagaggaggaggaggaggaggaggaggaaaaagaggaggaggaggaggaggaaaaagaggaggaggaggaggaggaaaggaagatg gagaaggagaaagaggaaaagaaggagaagaagaaaaagaagaaggtgcaggagggggaagaggaggaggagaaagaagaggaggaggaggaggaggaaggggaggaggaggaagaaagcatGAGTGAAGAAGAGTCCGAAAGTCTGAGTGAGGAAGAGTCAGAAAGTCtgagtgagaaagaaaagggggaaagctctttgaaaaaagacaagaaaaaagagatcttaaaaacaggaaaattatttaagtcacaagcagaaagacaaaaggacctaagggaaagagaaataatcCCTTCTATTGGAAAAAGAATCCCTGATATCAGAGACACTGCTAAACTAAAAGTTCTGAAAGTCCCTTCCAAGAAAATAATAGCTCTGGACACGCAAGAGAAGATACCAGTGCCAGTGTCTACAAAACAAGTATTCCCGGAAGAAAAGGCCAGAGCACTTGAGGCATCCAGGATGCTTCCAGAGTCAAGGTTTATGGACAGACAAGGAGAACTGTTGAAGAAATATAAGCCCAAGCCTCTACAAGTTTTGGATACAGTTTTGGAGTCCCCAGAACGAGACTTAAAGACTCCATATTTACCTGACATATTGAGGCAGACCATGGAAGCTCACAAACTCCAAGACAAACAACTAGACCCCAAGTTGCAGTGGATTTTGCAGCATCATCCACTCCTGATGAGAAAGACTGGGGTACCTTTGCCCCAAATCTGGGCCAAGGAAGTAGGTGCTCAGGTAGGACTCTCAGATATAGACTGGATCCACCATGTCCTAGAACGGATGGAGGCAGGAGAACAGCTTTCTAGGGAGAGTTTCCACAGATTGTGCCAGCTTCTCAAAGACCTCACCACAAAGGGAAACCTAGATTGGCTCCATATGGCCCAACTTAAAGCCATTGTGTACCGTCACAAGCAGATCCTGGAATCACGAAGCACACGTATCTCAAAACCCAGTAAGGATGCCCTGGGTCCAAAGTACCTGAAAGTGATCCCCCctataaaaggaaaggaaagctggTTAAAACCTTTCGGTGGCCCCACATCAAAGTCCCCATTAGGTACCAAAGGAATCCCCACCCCAAAGTGTGTAAACTGGCATCTTCTAGAAGAGCCTTACAGGAGTGCCTGGGCAGGGCAGATATCCACTGCTCTTGAGGAGATGGAGGTGCCACACTTTCCTCCTGCCACGGGAGACACTGTCACAGGTGCCCACGCCTCTGTGGAAAAACAAACCCTTGCCCTGATGTTTCAAAAAGACTTCTGGGCTTTTAAGGACAAAGGCAGTTTTCCCAGATTGCCCAAGCTGGAGAAGAAGGCCAGGGCCGTCactaagaagaaggaagaggttcCTCTCTGGGAGACATTTGTGGCACTGTACCATGTCTTGCAGATGTTGCAGCAACGATATGCAAAAGACAGTGCTGCTTGGATGGAACAGTTCCATCAGCTCGTGGACCTGTACCAACTTAAGTCCCCCCGAATCCAGAAGCTGCTGCAGGAGCTGTTACTGAGAGATGAACCCCAATCCCAAGAGATCACTTACGAGGAGGCCCGAAAGGCCATGAAGCTGGTTCCTGGGGAGCGCTTGTTCTACCACCTGTTTTGTGGTGGCTCTCAAAACCCTAAAGGTCCTCTGGAGTTCCAGGAGGTGGTTCCCCTCCCAGGTCAGAATAATATCCGTACCATCAATCATATGGGCATTGCTCAGTATGGGATCTTGGAACTCGCCTGGAAGAGCCTGCCCCAAGCAGATATTCATCTCACCAAGGAAATGCCCCACATCATTGCTCCCACCCCCTAA